CCATTTCTTCTGTCATTGACGGATATAACAGGCGATGTTTCAGTTAAACCGTACCCTTCCATGATAGGCATACCGGCAGCGGCAAAAAAACGAGTTAACCTCGGTTGCAGTGCAGCGCTTCCGGAAACCATCAGATCTAATCTACCTCCCAGGCCTTCTTTTATTTTTGAAAAAATTAACTTTCTTGCTATCCTTAATTTTTTTTCATACCACCAACCGTTAGCACCATAAGGTTCATATTTCAGAGCTAATTTTATAGCCCAATAAAATAGTTTTTGCTTACTACCGGAAAGTGCTTCTCCGCGACTATAAATTTTATTAAATACTTTTTCATACAATCTTGGAACTGCAGTCATTACATGAGGTTTCACCTCTTTTAAATTATCGCTCATTGCCTCTATGGACTCGGCAAAATAAATACTAATGCCGCAGTATTGATATAAATACAATATCATTCTTTCAAAAATATGGCAAACAGGTAAAAAACTCAATGAGACCGTATCTCCCTTTTTTAGAGGTACTCTTTTATCACTTGCCAGTACATTAGAAACAATATTATCATGTGAAAGCATTACCCCTTTAGGTTTACCGGTAGTTCCGGATGTATATATCAAAGTGGCCAAACTTTCCGGTGAGATGGAAGCTTTTCTTTCCTCTAATTCGGATTTATTAGCATTGTCTTCTCCTAATTTTAAAACCGTTGTCCAGCTTTTTTCTCCTGCTATTTCATCAAATGTAAAAACATCTTTTAGCTGAGTACTTGCTTTAATTTGATTTAACTTTTCCAGAATGGTTTCGTCCGAAACAAAGCAATAGATAGCCTCCGAATGATTTAAAATATACGCATAATCTTCTTTCGAAATGGTGGGATAAATAGGTACATTCTGAGCTCCAACTTGCAGTATTCCTATATCTACAATGTTCCATTCTGTCCTGTTATTTGTAGAAATTACGGCAATTTTATCGTTGGGTTTCACTCCCAATCTCAGCAAACCACGGCTAATAGCATTCGCTTGAGCAATATATTCTTTAGAAGAAGTAGCTTTCCACATTCCATTATACTTTGTTACAAACGCTTTTTCCAGATTGAATTTTTTTTCCGCATAATATGGAAAATCAAATAATCGTGTAATTTTTATTGACATATTTTTGACTTGTTACCGTATTTTAAATTTTGTTTTCTCAAAGAATATTACCATTCTTTCAGTGTTTTAAAACAGTTGAAAAACTTTTAACTTGAAACTTTACAACTTTCAAACTGTATTACTAACCAGCAAAATACAAAAAAGCAAAATAACTCACAACCGCCCGTTATTTGGTGCTAGAATTATGCTGCTTTTTTTAACCCGGATGATATTAGAACTTCGTAATGAAGGTTGAAATCGTGATAAAATATAGGGTTTTCCGGAATGTAGAGTAGCACCGCTACGGTTCATTTCAAAAATGGCAGTGAAGCGATATATTTTGAAACGATTTCAAGCTGTAATAGATTTTCTAATGCATAATTCGAGTTAGTTTATAAAACTCTTGAGAATTTTTACATCAATTTACCTGAAAATGTATGAGATTACCTATTCTCCAATAAATACTTGTTAAATCCTCTTCCGTTTATTTTAGTGTATTTTGAATTGATTTCATAGGCAACCTTCATTCCTTTGATATCAAAATTTCCGGTCACTTTGGTATATTTGATATTTAAATCTTCCTGAAAATCAGTTTGGTTAAAAGAAACACCATCTCTAAATTTTGTGTATTTAAAGGTAGCTGTTTCTTTAAATACGGCATTGGCAAAACTTACGTTATTATCAAATTGCGAATACTTAAAGGTTGAGTCATCTCCAAATGTAGTCCCTTCAAAGGAAGCATTGCCATTAAATTTGGAATATTTAAACATTGCTTTTCTTTCAAACGTACATCCTTTAAAAATGGCGTCATTATCAAAGCTGGCCACAAATGTGTAGCCACTATTTTCAGAATCCGGAACATAGGCTAAAACATTATCCTTGAATGTACAGTTTGCAAAAGAAATTTTAGACTCGATCAGGTTTTTAACAGTATTGCCTCCTTTGTTTTTCCACCATTTTTTTTTCTTTTTTTGAGGCAGATCTGCCAATTTATCTTCCATATAAGTGAAATCTAAATCGCCTGTGACGATAGCATCATGGTAAGAAATGTCTTTTCCGTTTTTAATATCTTTTATAATATCCGTAGCCTCCACTGTTTTTTGAGCGACTGTAAACGAAGTAATGAAAAGGATAGTTAAAGTAATTGTATTCTTCATGGTTTTATCTGTTTTGTTATGAGTTAAAGACCCATTCCTTTTTTATTTGTGACAGTTACTCCAGAATTTTTACGCTCAATCCAGATCCTGGCATTTACGAAAGCTTCTAACCACGGAGATACTTCATCTTTTCTCCCTTTCGGATAATTTGCCCAATTCCATTGAAATATGGAGCGTTCTATATGAGGCATGGTGACCAAATGCCTCCCGGATGCATCACATAACATGGCAGTATTAAAATCAGAACCATTTGGATTGTGGGGATACTCTTCATAGCCATATTTGGCTACAATGTGATAGTCGTCCTCACGATAAGGCAAACTAAACTTTCCTTCGCCATGAGAAATCCAAACTCCCAATGTGGTGCCGGCCAAGCCGGATAACATTACAGAATTGTTTTTTTGCACTTTAACCGAGATAAAAGCACTTTCGTGTTTCCCGGAATCGTTGTAAGTCAGCTTTCCGTGTTTTTCATGCTCCGGATTGATCAGGCCTAATTCCATCCATAACTGGCACCCGTTACAAATACCTATGGAAAGCGTATCTTCTCTTTCAAAAAATTTTCTAAGTGCCGTATTTGCTTTTTCGTTATATGTAACAGCGCCGGCCCATCCTTTGGCAGACCCGAGTACATCCGAGTTAGAAAAGCCGCCGACTGCTCCTATAAATTGAATATCTTCCAAGGTTTCCCTGCCCGATATTAGGTCAGTCATATGTACATCTTTTACATCAAATCCGGCCAGGTACATAGCATTGGCCATTTCCCGTTCGGAATTACTTCCTTTTTCTCGTAAGACAGCTGCTTTAGGCTTTAATCCCTGTCGATCCGATAACTTCTGTATATCTGCTAACTTTCCTGTAAAATACTTGGGAAATACATAGGTTAAGGGTTGGTGTTTATAATGGTCAAACCGACTTTTTGCCAGGTCGTTTGCTGTTTGTTTTCGGTCGAGTAAGTATGAGGTTTTATACCATAGATCCCTCATTTCCGGAACGGAGAGCGTAATGGTTGTTTCGTTATTCTTGATTGATACGGTATCCCTTTCCGTAACGGATCCGATAGTTTTAAAATCGATATTATTTTCAAGAAATACGCTTTCTATAGCAAGGTCTTTTGATTGAATGATAACACCGGCATTTTCAGCAAATAATAATTTAACCGTATCTTTTTCACCTAAAGCACTCAAATCAAGAGCAGCACCAATACCATTATCAGCAAAACACAGCTCTAATACGGTGGTTACCAATCCGCCGGAAGAGATATCATGCCCGGCAATAATTTGCCCTTCTTTTAGTAAGTTTTGAACCGTGTTAAATACCTTTTTTACATATTCGGCATCTCTAACGGTAGGTGTTTCTCTCCCGACTTTATTCACTACCTGTGCAAAAGAGCTTCCGCCAAGCTTATAGCTATCCCGGGAAATGTTGATATAATAAACAGGTCCCCCGTTTGTTTGAAAAACAGGCTCTACAACGTTGCAAATATCATTGCAATTAGCCGCTGCGGAAATAATTACCGTACCCGGTGAAATCACTTCTTCATTCGGATATTTCTGCTTCATTGACAGTGAATCTTTTCCCGTAGGAACATTAATTCCCAGTTCAATTGAAAATTCGGAAACTGCCTCAACTGCTTTATACAAACGCGTATCTTCACCTTTATTTTTACAAGGCCACATCCAGTTTGCCGATAAGGAAACGGACTGCAAACCATCTTTTAAAGGTGCCCATATGATATTGGTCAAGGCTTCCGTAATTGAGTTTCTGCTTCCTGCTACCGGATCAATTAACCCGGATATAGGGGAGTGCCCGATAGCGGTGGCAATACCTTCTTTTCCGTTATAATCCAGTGCCATCACCCCTACATTGTTTAGCGGAACCTGTAAGGCTCCCACACACTGTTGTTTGGCAACTTTTCCGCCTACGCATCGGTCTGCTTTATTTGTCAGCCAATCCTTACAAGCGACTGATTCCAATTGCAAAACTTGGGAAACATAATCTCTTAAAAGAGAAGTATCATAAGTTACGGGAGTATACGTTCTTTTTACGGTAACATCATTCATAACGGTTTTTGGAGAAGCACCAAACATGTCTTCCAGGTCCAGGTCCATAGGTTTGTTTCGGGAGGTTGCAGACGTAATGGTAAAACGTTTATCCCCGGTAATGGTTCCTACCTTATACATAGGTGAACGTTCTCTTTCTGCAATCCTCTGCAATGTGTCAATGTCTTCTTCCGCAATAATCAAGCCCATTCTTTCCTGGGATTCATTCCCTATAATTTCTTTATCCGACAATGTCGGGTCTCCAACAGGCAACGCGTCCAGG
This window of the Flavobacteriaceae bacterium genome carries:
- a CDS encoding AMP-binding protein, producing the protein MSIKITRLFDFPYYAEKKFNLEKAFVTKYNGMWKATSSKEYIAQANAISRGLLRLGVKPNDKIAVISTNNRTEWNIVDIGILQVGAQNVPIYPTISKEDYAYILNHSEAIYCFVSDETILEKLNQIKASTQLKDVFTFDEIAGEKSWTTVLKLGEDNANKSELEERKASISPESLATLIYTSGTTGKPKGVMLSHDNIVSNVLASDKRVPLKKGDTVSLSFLPVCHIFERMILYLYQYCGISIYFAESIEAMSDNLKEVKPHVMTAVPRLYEKVFNKIYSRGEALSGSKQKLFYWAIKLALKYEPYGANGWWYEKKLRIARKLIFSKIKEGLGGRLDLMVSGSAALQPRLTRFFAAAGMPIMEGYGLTETSPVISVNDRRNGGFRIGTVGRVIDNVEVKIAADGEILVKGPNVMQGYYKDPKKTKEVMTDAYFHTGDIGQICKDRFLKITDRKKEIFKTSGGKYIAPALLEAELKQSRFIEQAMVVGENEKMPAALIQPNFIFIKDWIERKGFTIGTSHKEIAHSDKVKERIQKEIDICSTKCGKWEQIKKFELTPDEWSIDGGHLTPTMKMKRKIIKEIYCDLYERIYRE
- the purL gene encoding phosphoribosylformylglycinamidine synthase; the encoded protein is MIHFFGNTNSTVFTVQTTENLTTENKSKLTWLFNCPELVSNTTGKPLASIDAFFIGPRVAMITPWSTNAVEITQNMGIDGIIRIEKFENADADFADFDSMILQKFQGLDQDIFTIDMQPDPILEIDTIAAYNEQEGLALNDEEIEYLNNLSKKMGRKLTDSEVFGFSQVNSEHCRHKIFNGIFIIDGVEQPVSLFKMIKETSKQNPNDIISAYKDNVAFIKGPKIKQFAPKRADIPDYYETETIDAVISLKAETHNFPTTVEPFNGAATGSGGEIRDRLAGGKGSIPLAGTAVYMTSYTRLEENRPWENIAERKWLYQTPSDILIKASDGASDFGNKFGQPLITGAVLTFEHEENARKLGYDKVIMQAGGIGYGKLLQAVKSTPKKGDQIVVLGGDNYRIGMGGAAVSSADTGAFSSGIELNAVQRSNPEMQKRTANAIRGMVESKNNVIVSIHDHGAGGHLNCLSELVEDVGGNINLDALPVGDPTLSDKEIIGNESQERMGLIIAEEDIDTLQRIAERERSPMYKVGTITGDKRFTITSATSRNKPMDLDLEDMFGASPKTVMNDVTVKRTYTPVTYDTSLLRDYVSQVLQLESVACKDWLTNKADRCVGGKVAKQQCVGALQVPLNNVGVMALDYNGKEGIATAIGHSPISGLIDPVAGSRNSITEALTNIIWAPLKDGLQSVSLSANWMWPCKNKGEDTRLYKAVEAVSEFSIELGINVPTGKDSLSMKQKYPNEEVISPGTVIISAAANCNDICNVVEPVFQTNGGPVYYINISRDSYKLGGSSFAQVVNKVGRETPTVRDAEYVKKVFNTVQNLLKEGQIIAGHDISSGGLVTTVLELCFADNGIGAALDLSALGEKDTVKLLFAENAGVIIQSKDLAIESVFLENNIDFKTIGSVTERDTVSIKNNETTITLSVPEMRDLWYKTSYLLDRKQTANDLAKSRFDHYKHQPLTYVFPKYFTGKLADIQKLSDRQGLKPKAAVLREKGSNSEREMANAMYLAGFDVKDVHMTDLISGRETLEDIQFIGAVGGFSNSDVLGSAKGWAGAVTYNEKANTALRKFFEREDTLSIGICNGCQLWMELGLINPEHEKHGKLTYNDSGKHESAFISVKVQKNNSVMLSGLAGTTLGVWISHGEGKFSLPYREDDYHIVAKYGYEEYPHNPNGSDFNTAMLCDASGRHLVTMPHIERSIFQWNWANYPKGRKDEVSPWLEAFVNARIWIERKNSGVTVTNKKGMGL